A genomic window from Solanum stenotomum isolate F172 chromosome 10, ASM1918654v1, whole genome shotgun sequence includes:
- the LOC125841154 gene encoding protein EARLY FLOWERING 3-like, translated as MKRGKVEEKVMGPMFPRLHVNDTDKGGPRAPPRNKMALYEQLSIPSQRFNSGVLPLDPNNTSKMGPPSSSQGSGHDRGGYFPIQHPPSRHLADKPPGHSSDPSTLLQQYELKKRTEEDDFTVPIFVNSKLGHANKSHNLDMEKLSPSGPVFCPNKELEGVKDLTLRQQRNSQNKENPKCTLAHREKTTSNSASKECRLDPQVGCTIIPEPVKVTYDDSSYPRKEFISEEQLTANDLVNDTESQEDKAHKSLQTGNLDRDDDLSETSRVESISGTDISPDDIVGIIGLKCFWKARRAIVNQQRVFAVQVFELHRLIKVQRLIAGSPNSSLEDPTYLGKPLKSSSVKRLPLDCIVRESQSVLKRKHDSEKPNFRMEYSAESTVGKASLSTVQNGSQLSSHKPFSGNPLPTPVTNDSNAGPWCFQQPPGHQWLIPVMSPSEGLVYKPFPGPEFTSPICGGGPAGSTPTMGNFFAPTYGVPAPNPHYQGMGVPFAPPTGHGYFRQYGMPVMNPPISSPATEESNQFTLPGLQQQLSGVVDNFNIQHQDSSNVLNEKNDNFPDVVRFQTTKDNELQVSTASSPIERTHETATGGRNMLSLFPTSPVTDNRDGSPQACVPDNPARVIKVVPHNARSATESVARIFQSIQQERKQYDLGFTHL; from the exons ATGAAGAGAGGGAAAGTTGAAGAGAAGGTTATGGGACCTATGTTTCCAAGACTTCATGTTAATGATACAGATAAAGGAGGTCCAAGAGCACCTCCAAGGAATAAGATGGCTCTATATGAGCAGCTCAGTATACCTTCTCAGAGATTCAACTCTGGGGTTTTGCCTCTTGACCCTAACAATACTTCAAAGATGGGCCCTCCATCCTCAAGTCAG GGGAGTGGGCATGACAGAGGTGGATATTTCCCTATACAACACCCTCCATCTAGACATCTAGCTGATAAACCACCTGGCCACAGTTCGGATCCCAGTACTCTCTTGCAACAAtatgaattgaaaaagagaacaGAAGAGGATGACTTTACGGTCCCCATCTTTGTTAATTCCAAGCTTGGTCATGCCAATAAGAGTCATAATCTGGATATGGAAAAGCTCTCTCCCTCTGGTCCAGTGTTTTGTCCTAATAAAGAGTTGGAAGGAGTTAAAGATCTAACTTTGAGACAACAGCGCAATAGCCAAAACAAGGAGAATCCCAAATGTACTCTTGCTCATAGAGAGAAAACAACCTCAAACTCTGCATCCAAGG AATGCAGATTGGATCCTCAGGTTGGTTGTACTATCATACCTGAACCTGTTAAGGTTACATATGATGACAGTTCGTATCCTAGGAAAGAATTTATATCAGAAGAGCAGTTAACTGCTAATGATCTTGTTAATGATACGGAATCCCAGGAAGATAAGGCACACAAATCATTACAAACAGGAAATTTGGACCGAGATGACGACTTATCTGAGACTTCCAGAGTGGAATCTATATCTGGAACAGACATCTCTCCTGATGACATTGTAGGAATAATTGGCCTAAAGTGTTTCTGGAAAGCCAGAAGAGCAATTGTCAA CCAGCAAAGAGTGTTTGCAGTCCAAGTGTTCGAGTTGCATCGACTAATAAAG GTACAAAGGCTCATTGCCGGGTCACCAAATAGTTCGCTCGAAGATCCTACTTATTTAGGCAAACCTTTAAAGAGTTCGTCTGTCAAAAGACTTCCATTGGACTGTATTGTTAGAGAATCTCAAAGTGTTCTGAAGCGCAAGCATGATTCTGAGAAGCCTAACTTCAGGATGGAATACTCTGCCGAAAGCACAGTGGGAAAGGCATCTCTCTCTACTGTGCAAAATGGTAGTCAACTCTCTAGCCACAAACCATTTTCAGGAAATCCACTGCCAACGCCTGTAACAAATGATTCTAATGCGGGTCCTTGGTGCTTCCAACAACCTCCCGGGCACCAATGGTTGATCCCAGTGATGTCTCCTTCTGAAGGACTTGTATACAAACCATTCCCTGGACCTGAATTCACGAGTCCTATTTGTGGAGGTGGGCCTGCAGGATCGACTCCAACAATGGGGAACTTTTTTGCTCCAACATATGGAGTTCCTGCTCCTAATCCTCACTATCAAGGTATGGGAGTTCCTTTTGCACCTCCGACTGGTCATGGTTACTTTCGGCAATATGGCATGCCAGTCATGAATCCACCAATTTCATCACCTGCTACTGAAGAATCAAATCAGTTCACCTTGCCTGGTTTACAACAGCAGTTATCTGGAGTGGTTGATAACTTCAACATTCAACATCAGGACTCAAGTAATGTTCTAAATGAGAAGAATGATAACTTCCCGGATGTTGTGAGGTTTCAAACCACAAAAGATAATGAGCTACAGGTCAGCACTGCAAGTAGTCCTATTGAGAGAACTCATGAAACGGCCACAGGAGGAAGAAACATGCTTTCTCTTTTTCCCACATCTCCAGTTACTGACAACCGTGATGGTAGCCCTCAGGCTTGTGTACCTGATAATCCAGCAAGAGTTATCAAGGTTGTACCTCACAATGCAAGGTCTGCCACAGAATCCGTGGCTCGGATATTTCAGTCTATACAACAAGAGAGAAAACAATATGACTTAGGTTTCACACATCTATAA
- the LOC125841171 gene encoding uncharacterized protein LOC125841171, with protein MASTQQTLPPDPGEKIQGEEAQFSTVPIHVVTNPSELPVEFLEPSAETQLVIGFDCEGVDLCRHGTLCIMQLAFPDAIYLVDAVQGGEAVVQACKPALESNYITKVIHDCKRDSEALYFQFGIKLHNVVDTQIAYSLINEQEGHARVPDCHISFVGLLADPRYCGVSYDEKEEVRVLLRQDPKYWTYRPLSEQMIRAAADDVRFLLHIYHKMVQKLNDKSLWNLAVRGALYCRCFCINDNHFADWPPLPPIPENIVADGSIPEEEVLSVVDVPPGKMGRVIGRRGASILSIKQSCDAEIFIGGAKGPPDKVFIIGPEKQARKAQAILMGKLLDF; from the exons ATGGCGTCTACTCAACAAACTTTGCCTCCTGACCCTG GTGAAAAAATCCAAGGGGAAGAGGCACAATTTTCTACAGTGCCAATCCATGTTGTCACTAATCCATCTGAACTACCTGTTGAATTCTTGGAACCTTCTGCTGAGACACAACTGGTGATTGGTTTTGATTGTGAGGGTGTTGATCTTTGTCGCCATGGGACTCTCTGTATTATGCAG CTTGCGTTTCCGGACGCAATATATTTGGTTGATGCTGTTCAAGGTGGGGAGGCTGTTGTCCAAGCTTGTAAGCCTGCACTCGAGTCTAACTACATCACAAAAGTTATTCATGATTGCAAACGAGATAGTGAG GCATTGTATTTTCAGTTTGGCATAAAGTTGCACAATGTTGTGGATACACAG ATTGCATATTCTTTGATCAATGAACAAGAAGGACATGCACGGGTCCCAGATTGTCACATATCATTTGTTGGTCTACTTGCTGACCCACGTTATTGTG GAGTATCTTATGATGAGAAAGAAGAAGTCAGAGTTCTTCTAAGACAG GACCCCAAGTATTGGACATATAGGCCATTGTCTGAACAGATGATCCGTGCTGCTGCAGATGACGTCCGATTTCTTCTCCATATATACCATAAGATGGTGCAAAAGCTGAATGACAAGTCCTTATGGAACCTAGCTGTCCGTGGTGCCCTCTATTGTCGCTGTTTCTGCATCAATGACAATCATTTTGCAGACTGGCCGCCTCTACCTCCAATTCCAG AAAATATTGTTGCTGACGGAAGTATCCCTGAGGAAGAAGTTTTGTCTGTTGTTGATGTTCCCCCGGGGAAAATGGGACGTGTTATTGGCAGAAGGGGAGCTTCTATATTGTCGATAAAGCAGTCATGCga TGCTGAAATATTCATCGGAGGTGCTAAAGGTCCTCCTGATAAG GTTTTCATCATTGGACCAGAAAAGCAAGCCAGAAAAGCCCAAGCCATTCTAATGGGGAAACTGCTAGATTTCTGA
- the LOC125841157 gene encoding clathrin interactor EPSIN 1-like — MDFMKVFDQTVREIKREVNLKVLKVPEIEQKVLDATDDEPWGPHGTALAEIAQATKKFSECQMVMNVLWTRLTETGKNWRYVYKSLAVIEYLVAHGAERAIDDIIEHTYQISSLTTFEYVEPNGKDVGINVRKKAENVVALLNNKEKIQEVRSKATANREKYVGLSSSGITYKASSASFSSSRSGFQSSERYGGFGNKSDGDSFKDSYNEKDRYDEDKVDQSTFKPKKGSSRYGSKVQDTVSASGSKMIKKVGEPEKSSSQSSTVPSTNYEEDFDDFDPRGTSSSKPSAGSSNQVDLFGQDLLGDLLDVPTPAPTATSTVNTDPSEVDLFADATFVSAKPQTETGVTSQTPMGVDLFASQPAPSAAASTIDFFAAPDPVIQSDNKSSKSDQMNINIVDPFASVPLNTFDNSDPFGSFVSHKPVPFPDENTSNGGNHDARDKVSKSSVEAKTPPKDTFQVRSGIWADSLSRGLIDLNISAPKKVNLADVGVVGGLTDGSDEREKGPTSFYSSKAMGQGIGYGKSGFPSAATAGDDIFSSLNTQNYQFGSFQK; from the exons ATGGATTTCATGAAGGTCTTCGATCAAACGGTCCGCGAAAT AAAGAGGGAGGTGAATTTGAAAGTATTGAAAGTCCCTGAGATCGAGCAGaag GTATTGGATGCTACTGACGATGAGCCATGGGGCCCTCATGGTACTGCTTTGGCTGAGATAGCACAGgccacaaaaaaatt CTCCGAGTGTCAGATGGTCATGAATGTGCTCTGGACAAGATTGACTGAAACTGGAAAGAACTGGCGTTATGTCTATAAG TCATTAGCTGTTATAGAGTACTTGGTGGCGCATGGAGCTGAACGTGCAATtgatgacatcatagaacataCCTATCAGATCTCT TCTCTCACAACTTTCGAGTATGTTGAGCCAAACGGTAAGGATGTGGGAATTAATGTGAGGAAGAAGGCGGAAAATGTTGTGGCATTATTAAATAACAAAGAGAAGATACAAGAGGTTAGGAGTAAAGCTACTGCAAATCGTGAGAA GTACGTTGGACTATCATCTTCCGGAATAACATATAAGGCAAGCTCTGCCTCTTTTAGTAGCAGCAGAAGCGGCTTTCAGAGTAGTGAACGATATGgaggttttggaaataaaagcGATGGTGATTCATTTAAGGATAGTTATAATGAAAAGGATCGATATGATGAAGATAAGGTTGATCAAAGTACTTTTAAGCCAAAGAAGGGATCCTCTCGCTATGGCAG CAAAGTTCAAGATACTGTTTCTGCTAGTGGATCAAAGATGATTAAGAAGGTAGGTGAGCCTGAAAAATCTTCTTCACAGAGCTCAACTGTACCGTCAACCAATTACGAGGAAGATTTTGACGATTTTGATCCTCGGGGTACTTCAAGTTCTA AGCCTTCTGCAGGAAGTTCTAACCAAGTAGATCTATTTGGGCAAGATTTGCTCGGTGACCTCTTGGATGTACCAACACCTGCTCCAACTGCTACATCTACAGTGAACACTGATCCATCAGAGGTTGATTTATTTGCTGATGCCACCTTTGTATCAGCAAAACCTCAAACTGAAACGGGTGTAACTTCCCAAACTCCA ATGGGTGTGGATCTGTTTGCCTCCCAGCCTGCCCCTTCAGCTGCAGCTTCAACAATAGATTTCTTCGCTGCACCGGATCCTGTTATACAGTCTGATAACAAATCCTCAAAATCAGACCAAATGAATATCAACATTGTTGATCCATTTGCTTCAGTTCCACTAAATACTTTTGATAACTCTGACCCGTTTGGTTCATTTGTTTCTCATAAACCTGTACCTTTCCCCGATGAAAATACTAGCAATGGCGGGAATCATGACGCTCGTGACAAAGTAAGCAAATCGTCTGTTGAAGCTAAAACACCACCAAAGGACACATTTCAAGTCAGGTCTGGAATATGGGCTGATTCATTGAGCCGTGGGCTGATTGATCTGAATATAAGTGCAC CCAAAAAGGTCAACCTTGCAGATGTTGGCGTAGTGGGAGGATTGACTGATGGATCAGATGAGAGAGAAAAAGGGCCAACTTCTTTTTACTCTAGCAAAGCAATGGGTCAAGGAATTGGGTATGGCAAATCTGGTTTTCCATCAGCAGCAACAGCTGGAGATGACATATTTTCAAGTCTCAACACACAAAACTATCAGTTTGGCAGCTTTCAGAAGTGA